The genomic interval GGGAACAAAGGAAGAGGCTGAAAGAAACGATGCCATACGGAGCGCTTATTTTGCAATCTGATGCCTCCTCCGGCAAATAATCTATAGTCACAGGCGCGGTTTCCGTAACCGTGAACGGAGAGAGACACTTCGACATCACGGTCATCGGCGGCGGCGTGCTGGGAACCTGCATTGCCTACTGGCTGACGTCACATTTCGACGGCAGCGTTGCGCTTGTGGAAATGGAGAGCAATGTTGCCGTTCACGCATCCTCCCGCAATACCGGCGTGGTGCACAGGCCGTTCTATCTCGATCCGGTAAAGAAGAAGATCTTTGCACTTTCGGCTCAGAAGTCATACGGCATGTGGAAGCGGCTGTCGGAAACAGCCTCGTTGCCATGGAGACAGCACGGAACACTTGAAATCTGCCTGCATGAGGAGGACGTGCCCAGACTGTCGGTTTACATGAAATGGGGAAGGGCAAATGGAATGGGAGAGGAGGAACTGGTCCTCCTCGACAGGGGTGAAGCGGGCAGGATTGAGCCGGACGTGAGATGCAGTGGAGCGCTCCTGTGCAGGACGGATGCTGCCGTGGACTACGGGGCATTCACGAGGGCGGTGATGTCGATATGCCGGCAGAATGGTCTGCATCTCCTGCTGAACAGCAAACTGACTGGCATTGAGAGCAGCAACGGCAGAAACGTTCTGTTGCTGAATAACGGAGATACTACGCTGAAGGCAACTTCCGATTTCGTAATCAACGCTGCGGGCGGTAATGCCGTTGACATTGCGCACAGGATGGGCCTTGGCATGCAGTACACTGATATTCACTTCAGGGGAGATTACTGGAAGGTCCTTCCGGACATGCTGCCGTCAGTGAGGCACAACATTTACTCCCTGCCGGCGCACTCTGAATTTCCATTCCTGGATCCGCATTTTGTCATAAGGCACGACGGCGGAAGGGAAATAGGTCCCAATGCTGCGATGGTTGCCGGTCCTTACCAGTACAGTGGTATGATTGCCGGCTTGAGACAGCTGCTGTCAAAGGCATTCGAAAGGC from Candidatus Sysuiplasma acidicola carries:
- a CDS encoding FAD-dependent oxidoreductase yields the protein MNGERHFDITVIGGGVLGTCIAYWLTSHFDGSVALVEMESNVAVHASSRNTGVVHRPFYLDPVKKKIFALSAQKSYGMWKRLSETASLPWRQHGTLEICLHEEDVPRLSVYMKWGRANGMGEEELVLLDRGEAGRIEPDVRCSGALLCRTDAAVDYGAFTRAVMSICRQNGLHLLLNSKLTGIESSNGRNVLLLNNGDTTLKATSDFVINAAGGNAVDIAHRMGLGMQYTDIHFRGDYWKVLPDMLPSVRHNIYSLPAHSEFPFLDPHFVIRHDGGREIGPNAAMVAGPYQYSGMIAGLRQLLSKAFERPLLPKAKLAVNAEFISLARSEWRSSLSRDAMCGRVQKFIPSLRPDMLQDRGFGGIRSNLIDRKGFVPEAVVTGNEQSLHVLNYNSPGATGAPAYSAYLVGLLKDGGFLDHMRLKTGGNRIWNFDEAAHMDG